Proteins from a single region of Amycolatopsis sp. CA-230715:
- a CDS encoding LysE family translocator, with amino-acid sequence MSIEFLVTALIVTVSPGTGVLYTLAAGLSRGWRASVVAALGCTIGIVPHLAATVLGLAALLHTSPVVFDVLKYAGVAYLLYVAWGTLTERGALQVDEAASPPSPVRIAGTAVLVNILNPKLSIFFLAFLPQFVAAADPAPVARMLELGAVFMALTFVVFAGYGLVAAAVRDKVLSRPSVLRWMRRTFAGAFVALGVKLAFTSL; translated from the coding sequence ATGAGCATCGAGTTCCTGGTGACCGCGCTGATCGTCACGGTGTCGCCCGGTACCGGGGTCCTCTACACCCTCGCTGCCGGGCTGTCCCGTGGCTGGCGCGCGAGCGTCGTGGCGGCGCTCGGCTGCACGATCGGGATCGTCCCGCACCTGGCCGCCACCGTGCTCGGCCTCGCCGCGCTGCTGCACACCAGCCCCGTGGTGTTCGACGTCCTCAAGTACGCCGGGGTGGCCTACCTGCTCTACGTCGCGTGGGGCACGCTCACCGAACGCGGCGCGCTGCAGGTCGACGAGGCGGCAAGCCCGCCGTCGCCGGTCCGGATCGCGGGCACCGCCGTGCTGGTGAACATCCTCAACCCCAAGCTGTCGATCTTCTTCCTGGCGTTCCTGCCGCAGTTCGTCGCCGCGGCGGACCCGGCGCCGGTCGCGCGCATGCTCGAACTCGGCGCGGTGTTCATGGCGCTGACGTTCGTGGTGTTCGCGGGCTACGGGCTGGTCGCCGCCGCGGTGCGGGACAAGGTGCTCTCGCGGCCGTCGGTGCTCAGGTGGATGCGGCGCACCTTCGCGGGCGCGTTCGTGGCGCTGGGGGTGAAGCTCGCGTTCACCAGCCTCTGA
- a CDS encoding B3/B4 domain-containing protein — translation MAPFFLRHDDAVWAAHPGLRAVAVVVDDVLGLGDTTARQEALRPGVDARVAERAESEMSEIAAWRDAFAKMGLKPTQYRCASEALLRRYRKHGGMPARHPLVDYLNFVSMRFAIPVAALDVDRIAGGLAIRPAHGTEKYETFQGTAEHPAPGEIVYVDEDGHAHSRRWAFRQSARSVVTDRTDRVLVVAEALHDTASEDLGALARELADGLGVHCGQSMRIAPDARRFDFGFDFDGVRS, via the coding sequence ATGGCTCCCTTTTTCCTGCGGCACGACGACGCGGTCTGGGCCGCCCACCCGGGGCTGCGCGCGGTGGCCGTGGTCGTCGACGACGTGCTCGGCCTCGGTGACACGACAGCGCGCCAGGAAGCGTTGCGCCCCGGTGTCGACGCCAGGGTCGCCGAGCGCGCCGAGTCCGAGATGTCCGAGATCGCCGCGTGGCGCGACGCCTTCGCGAAGATGGGCCTCAAACCGACCCAGTACCGGTGCGCGTCCGAGGCCCTGCTCCGCCGGTACCGCAAGCACGGCGGGATGCCCGCGCGACACCCGCTCGTCGACTACCTGAACTTCGTCTCGATGCGGTTCGCGATCCCGGTCGCCGCGCTCGACGTCGACCGGATCGCGGGCGGGCTGGCGATCCGGCCCGCGCACGGCACCGAGAAGTACGAGACCTTCCAGGGCACCGCGGAACACCCGGCGCCGGGCGAAATCGTCTACGTCGACGAAGACGGCCACGCGCACTCCCGGCGCTGGGCGTTCCGGCAGAGCGCGCGTTCGGTCGTCACGGACCGGACCGATCGGGTGCTCGTCGTCGCGGAAGCCTTGCACGACACCGCGTCCGAGGATCTCGGCGCGCTGGCACGCGAGCTGGCCGACGGCCTCGGTGTCCACTGTGGACAATCGATGCGCATCGCGCCGGACGCGCGGCGGTTCGACTTCGGCTTCGACTTTGACGGAGTGCGTTCATGA
- the pdxR gene encoding MocR-like pyridoxine biosynthesis transcription factor PdxR, with protein MNRSNGDTVQRSITPGSDFLQLDVRQAPAGGLSDWLAGRLRLAVSDGRLPVGSRLPATRTLAAELDVSRGVVTEAYRRLIEDGHAAGRGRGGTVVVAAPVATTAEPGAAAARRDGTPSVFPADPGIEVFDTLRAAPARIDLSPGVPDLGAFPRTSWLRAERAVLNELSAAHFGYGDPRGAPALRLAIATWLARNRGIRADPDEVIVTAGVSQALGLFAQVLRADGRTAMAVEDPSSLGARQHLAHWGLETPPVPVDDGGLVVDALRANGASAVLLTPAHQFPTGAVLDGERRRELMRWAAEGGMVVEDDYDAEHRYDRPPVPALREMLPEQVCYAGSVSKWLAPALRVGWVLAPTRYHDAIVAAKRYADLGNPVLAQLVLARLMDSGEMERQLRFARRRNRRRRDAMIEAIGAFLPGATVHGAAAGLHLMVTFDTDLSDVDLAARALARGVKAQPLSWHAQLPSKPGLVLGYAARTPTEIGDGIAALGRVVAEA; from the coding sequence ATGAACAGGTCCAACGGTGACACGGTTCAAAGGTCCATAACTCCGGGCTCGGACTTCCTCCAGCTCGACGTGCGGCAGGCGCCCGCGGGCGGCCTGTCCGACTGGCTGGCCGGGCGGCTGCGGCTCGCGGTCTCCGACGGCAGGCTCCCGGTCGGCAGCAGGCTCCCGGCCACCCGCACCCTCGCCGCCGAGCTGGACGTGTCGCGCGGTGTCGTCACCGAGGCGTACCGGCGCCTGATCGAAGACGGGCACGCGGCAGGGCGCGGGCGGGGCGGCACCGTCGTCGTGGCCGCCCCGGTGGCGACCACCGCCGAGCCCGGCGCGGCGGCCGCGCGGCGCGACGGCACGCCCTCGGTCTTCCCCGCCGATCCCGGGATCGAGGTGTTCGACACGCTGCGCGCGGCACCGGCGAGGATCGACCTCTCCCCCGGTGTCCCCGATCTGGGCGCGTTCCCGCGCACGTCGTGGCTGCGGGCGGAACGCGCCGTGCTGAACGAGCTTTCGGCCGCCCACTTCGGCTACGGCGATCCCCGCGGCGCGCCGGCGCTCCGGCTGGCGATCGCCACCTGGCTCGCCCGCAACCGCGGCATCAGGGCCGATCCCGACGAGGTGATCGTGACCGCGGGGGTCTCGCAGGCGCTCGGGCTGTTCGCGCAGGTGCTGCGCGCCGACGGGCGCACCGCGATGGCGGTGGAGGACCCCAGCTCGCTCGGCGCGCGCCAGCACCTCGCGCACTGGGGGCTGGAAACCCCGCCCGTTCCGGTCGACGACGGCGGCCTCGTCGTGGACGCCCTGCGGGCGAACGGGGCGTCCGCCGTCCTGCTCACCCCCGCGCACCAGTTCCCCACCGGTGCCGTGCTCGACGGCGAGCGGCGGCGCGAGCTCATGCGCTGGGCGGCCGAGGGCGGGATGGTGGTCGAGGACGACTACGATGCCGAACACCGCTACGACCGGCCGCCGGTGCCCGCACTGCGGGAAATGCTCCCCGAACAGGTCTGCTACGCGGGCAGCGTGTCGAAGTGGCTCGCACCGGCGCTGCGCGTCGGCTGGGTGCTCGCGCCCACGCGGTACCACGACGCGATCGTCGCCGCGAAGCGCTACGCCGATCTCGGCAACCCCGTGCTGGCGCAACTGGTGCTGGCGAGGCTGATGGACTCCGGCGAGATGGAGCGGCAGCTGCGGTTCGCGCGCAGGCGGAACCGGCGCCGCCGCGACGCGATGATCGAAGCGATCGGCGCGTTCCTTCCCGGCGCGACCGTGCACGGCGCCGCGGCCGGCCTGCATCTGATGGTCACCTTCGACACCGATCTGTCCGATGTGGACCTCGCGGCGCGGGCGCTGGCGCGCGGGGTCAAGGCGCAGCCGCTGTCCTGGCACGCCCAGCTGCCCTCTAAACCGGGACTGGTGCTCGGATACGCGGCGCGGACGCCGACCGAGATCGGCGACGGGATCGCCGCGCTCGGCCGCGTCGTGGCGGAAGCCTGA
- a CDS encoding sigma-70 family RNA polymerase sigma factor, translated as MPHDRLTDERTTDLALAAARGDRPALEAWVRATQADVWRFLAHRTNPALADDLTQETYLRAFGSLSRFAGRSSSRTWLLSIARRVVVDQIRAASSRPKVADADWESAAEGMAARDRGTAGFEDMIELGALLDTLDDDRREALVLTQFLGLSYAEAAEVSGCPVGTVRSRVSRAREDLLRARDERDDTAI; from the coding sequence GTGCCCCACGACCGGCTGACCGACGAGCGGACCACCGACCTCGCGCTGGCCGCCGCCCGCGGCGACCGCCCGGCGCTGGAGGCCTGGGTGCGCGCGACCCAGGCGGACGTGTGGCGCTTCCTCGCCCACCGCACGAACCCGGCACTCGCCGACGACCTCACCCAGGAGACCTACCTCCGCGCGTTCGGATCGCTGTCGCGCTTCGCCGGGCGGTCGTCGTCGCGGACCTGGCTGCTGTCCATCGCGCGCCGCGTCGTGGTCGACCAGATCCGGGCCGCCTCGTCGCGGCCGAAGGTCGCCGACGCCGACTGGGAGAGCGCGGCCGAGGGCATGGCGGCGCGCGATCGCGGCACCGCGGGGTTCGAGGACATGATCGAACTGGGCGCCCTGCTGGACACGCTCGACGACGACCGGCGCGAGGCGCTCGTGCTCACGCAGTTCCTCGGGCTTTCCTACGCCGAGGCGGCCGAGGTTTCGGGGTGCCCGGTCGGCACCGTGCGGTCCCGGGTTTCGCGCGCTCGCGAAGACCTGTTGCGGGCACGGGACGAACGCGACGACACCGCGATCTGA
- a CDS encoding zf-HC2 domain-containing protein yields the protein MVSCELFREALSARIDGESGPLPAEKVDQHLDACAACRRWYDDSVALRRSMLLRAAPAVPDLTAVILENSPPPPREKWGLRMALGLVALVQCALAFAQLLGMSTGAHGGHLGVLDGHLINEGAAWNLAVGIGLLWAALRTKAAGGQLPLIGGFVLVLTVISVVDVVGDRVTPERLASHGFVVLGLVLLVAVHRAHRADPSPGPVLADAEHTGEPTVTTHGALALLDTAEAAEPDRRSRRRPAGRHRAA from the coding sequence ATGGTGAGCTGTGAACTCTTCCGCGAAGCGCTGTCGGCCAGGATCGACGGCGAATCAGGACCGCTGCCCGCGGAGAAGGTGGACCAGCACCTCGACGCCTGCGCAGCGTGCCGCCGCTGGTACGACGACAGCGTGGCGCTCCGGCGTTCGATGCTGCTGCGCGCCGCGCCCGCGGTGCCCGATCTGACCGCGGTGATCCTGGAGAACTCGCCGCCACCACCCCGCGAGAAGTGGGGCCTGCGGATGGCGCTCGGGCTGGTCGCGCTCGTCCAGTGCGCGCTCGCCTTCGCCCAGCTCCTGGGCATGAGCACCGGCGCGCACGGCGGGCACCTCGGCGTGCTGGACGGCCACCTGATCAACGAGGGCGCGGCCTGGAACCTCGCGGTCGGCATCGGCCTGCTGTGGGCGGCGCTGCGCACCAAGGCGGCGGGCGGGCAGCTCCCGCTCATCGGCGGCTTCGTGCTGGTGCTCACGGTCATCTCGGTGGTCGACGTGGTCGGCGACCGGGTCACCCCGGAACGGCTGGCCTCGCACGGGTTCGTCGTGCTCGGGCTGGTGCTGCTCGTCGCGGTGCACCGGGCGCACCGCGCGGACCCTTCGCCCGGCCCCGTCCTCGCCGACGCCGAGCACACCGGGGAACCCACCGTCACCACGCACGGGGCGCTGGCGCTGCTGGACACCGCCGAAGCCGCCGAGCCGGACCGCCGGTCGCGGCGCCGCCCGGCGGGGCGGCACCGCGCCGCTTGA
- a CDS encoding alpha/beta hydrolase family protein, whose product MRTLFAVPALALAVMATAPALPVEAARDTVRLALPRPTGLLPVGTTSFALRDDARADPWVPGERRHLMVTMWYPARERTGTAAPYLSRAESAALTAEFGVTPPDVLTHVRTNSLVDARPLGWRAPLVVLSPGFRMPRATLSSLAEELASRGYVVAGIGHDHEAVATTFPDGRTTGCDACAHPDPDRISAGRAADVSFVLDRLTGPRPVWGGGKLIDAGRIALAGHSAGGNTVVPAMRADPRIAAGVTMDGISGVSAVGTDRPYLMLGAPENAPGSPFWDRAWSASTGWKRWLTFDGAQHYSFSDAVLLADQLDGDPNEALPGARGVELMRAYVGAFADRHLRGCPEPLFDGPSARYPEARYWRP is encoded by the coding sequence ATGAGAACACTCTTCGCGGTGCCCGCCCTCGCGCTCGCCGTGATGGCCACGGCCCCCGCGCTCCCCGTCGAAGCGGCGCGGGACACCGTGCGTCTCGCACTGCCGCGCCCGACCGGGTTGCTGCCCGTTGGCACCACTTCCTTCGCACTGCGCGACGACGCCCGCGCGGATCCGTGGGTGCCGGGCGAACGGCGGCACCTGATGGTGACGATGTGGTACCCGGCGCGCGAACGCACCGGGACGGCGGCGCCGTACCTGAGCCGGGCCGAATCGGCCGCGCTGACCGCCGAGTTCGGTGTCACGCCGCCGGACGTGCTCACGCACGTCCGCACGAACTCCCTGGTGGACGCCAGGCCGCTCGGCTGGCGCGCGCCGCTCGTCGTCCTCTCGCCGGGGTTCAGGATGCCGCGGGCGACCCTGTCCTCGCTCGCGGAGGAACTCGCGAGCCGGGGCTACGTGGTGGCCGGGATCGGGCACGACCACGAGGCCGTCGCCACCACGTTCCCGGACGGGCGCACCACCGGCTGCGACGCCTGCGCGCACCCCGATCCGGACCGGATCTCGGCCGGTCGCGCCGCCGACGTCTCGTTCGTCCTCGACCGGCTCACCGGCCCGCGCCCGGTGTGGGGCGGCGGAAAGCTCATCGACGCCGGGCGGATCGCGCTGGCCGGGCATTCGGCGGGCGGCAACACCGTGGTCCCCGCGATGCGCGCGGACCCGAGGATCGCCGCCGGGGTGACCATGGACGGGATCTCCGGGGTTTCGGCGGTGGGCACGGATCGCCCGTACCTGATGCTGGGCGCCCCGGAAAACGCGCCGGGGTCACCGTTCTGGGACCGGGCGTGGTCGGCGTCCACGGGCTGGAAGCGCTGGCTCACCTTCGACGGCGCGCAGCACTATTCGTTCAGCGACGCCGTCCTGCTCGCCGACCAGCTCGACGGCGACCCGAACGAGGCGCTGCCCGGCGCGCGGGGCGTCGAACTCATGCGCGCCTACGTCGGCGCCTTCGCCGACCGCCACCTGCGCGGGTGCCCGGAACCGCTGTTCGACGGCCCGTCGGCCCGCTACCCCGAGGCGCGGTACTGGCGTCCGTGA
- a CDS encoding alpha/beta fold hydrolase: MRSDVVRTRLGPIECAREGDGLPVLVLHGTPGGVDAAGLMAGFLPRPEFSPILVSRPGYLGTELGARRTVDEQADLLVALLDELGIDRAALLSWSGGGPVGYRIAARHPGRVRALVAFAALSKGFAEPPAPLLDRVLFGTGVGQWLLRTAGALLPRAYVTGALDNEGNLSRDQLRAQANAVLADPAQRAFLLSLIPTTARTGARKAGCDNDFEQFAAFDPHDLGSIAAPTLIVHGDADTDVPPDHGAHAAAAIPGARLRTVEAGTHLCLYAHPEAETVQREVTDFLRTS; this comes from the coding sequence ATGCGCAGCGATGTCGTGCGGACCCGCCTCGGGCCGATCGAGTGCGCCCGCGAAGGTGACGGGCTTCCCGTGCTGGTCCTGCACGGCACTCCCGGCGGTGTGGACGCCGCCGGGCTGATGGCGGGGTTCCTGCCCCGTCCGGAGTTTTCGCCGATCCTGGTGTCCAGGCCGGGCTACCTCGGCACCGAACTCGGCGCGCGGCGCACGGTCGACGAGCAGGCCGATCTGCTCGTCGCGCTGCTCGACGAGCTCGGCATCGACCGCGCCGCGCTCCTTTCCTGGTCGGGCGGCGGTCCGGTCGGCTACCGGATCGCGGCGCGCCACCCCGGCCGCGTGCGGGCGCTCGTGGCCTTCGCCGCGCTCAGCAAGGGCTTCGCCGAACCTCCCGCGCCGCTGCTCGACCGGGTGCTGTTCGGCACCGGCGTGGGTCAGTGGCTGCTCCGCACGGCGGGCGCCCTGCTGCCAAGGGCCTACGTCACCGGCGCGCTGGACAACGAGGGAAACCTCTCCCGCGACCAGCTGCGCGCGCAGGCGAACGCGGTCCTCGCCGACCCGGCCCAGCGCGCCTTCCTGCTCTCCCTCATCCCGACGACCGCGCGGACCGGAGCCCGGAAAGCGGGCTGTGACAACGACTTCGAGCAGTTCGCGGCCTTCGATCCGCACGACCTCGGCTCGATCGCGGCGCCCACGCTCATCGTGCACGGCGACGCCGACACCGATGTCCCGCCGGACCACGGTGCCCACGCGGCGGCCGCGATCCCCGGCGCGCGGCTGCGCACCGTCGAGGCAGGCACCCACCTGTGCCTCTACGCCCACCCCGAAGCGGAAACCGTCCAACGCGAAGTCACCGATTTCCTGCGAACCTCCTGA
- a CDS encoding sirohydrochlorin chelatase — protein MIVLAAHGTRDPAGAVVVAELAGLVRSRGVPVRVAYADVREPDVTTVLDSLGGRPAVVVPAFLAAGYHVRADIPAQVAASGHPAVTVAAPLGPAAELLDVACLRLRAAGYRQGDTVLLAAAGSSDDRALADVRRAARAMAARLETPVRIGYAATASPTVAEVAEVAREAGGRVAVASWLLAPGLFQRRVQDSGADVVADPLGAHPRVADLVLRRYFTALADAA, from the coding sequence GTGATCGTGCTCGCCGCGCACGGCACCAGGGACCCGGCGGGTGCGGTGGTCGTGGCGGAACTGGCCGGACTGGTGCGCTCGCGCGGGGTCCCGGTGCGGGTGGCCTACGCCGACGTCCGCGAGCCGGACGTGACCACCGTTCTGGACTCGCTCGGCGGCCGTCCCGCGGTGGTGGTGCCCGCGTTCCTCGCGGCGGGTTACCACGTGCGCGCCGACATCCCGGCGCAGGTCGCGGCGAGCGGGCATCCCGCGGTGACCGTGGCCGCCCCCCTCGGCCCCGCCGCCGAACTGCTCGACGTGGCGTGCCTCCGGCTGCGGGCCGCCGGGTACCGCCAGGGCGACACCGTGCTGCTGGCCGCGGCGGGATCGAGCGACGACCGCGCGCTGGCCGACGTCCGCCGCGCCGCGCGGGCGATGGCGGCGAGGCTGGAGACCCCGGTGCGGATCGGGTACGCGGCCACCGCGAGCCCGACGGTGGCTGAAGTGGCGGAGGTGGCGCGGGAAGCGGGCGGCCGGGTCGCGGTGGCGTCCTGGCTGCTGGCACCGGGACTGTTCCAGCGCCGGGTCCAGGACTCGGGCGCCGACGTCGTCGCGGACCCGCTCGGCGCGCATCCGCGCGTGGCCGATCTGGTGCTGCGGCGCTACTTCACCGCACTCGCCGACGCGGCGTAG
- a CDS encoding uroporphyrinogen-III synthase → MDGPLPLAGFVAGITAARRADELGALLVRKGATVRYGPAIRIVPLSDDTELYSATRRLLDEPADVVVATTGIGFRGWMEAAEGWGLGEALLSKLGTTAVLARGPKAKGAVRAAGLSEAYSPRSESNAEVLQHLLESGVDGQRIAVQLHGEPLPYFVDTLREAGAEVIEVPVYRWVGPTDPGPLDRLLDAVLDGTVDAMPFTSAPAAVSTLTVARRSGRLPALVDALTHRVLVACVGPITAGPLAALGIPTVQPDRSRIGALARTVSQALMDRSPRLYAAGRTLELRGQAALVDGELREVAPAPMAVLRALAVKPGHVVSRRELTMALPGGGEEHAVETAIGRLRTSLGEGRLVQTVVKRGYRLAVKEEGS, encoded by the coding sequence ATGGACGGCCCGTTGCCGCTGGCCGGGTTCGTGGCGGGGATCACCGCGGCCCGCCGTGCCGACGAGCTCGGCGCGCTGCTGGTGCGCAAGGGCGCGACCGTCCGGTACGGGCCTGCCATCCGCATCGTGCCGCTGTCCGACGACACCGAGCTCTACTCGGCCACCCGCCGCCTGCTCGACGAACCGGCCGACGTCGTGGTGGCCACGACCGGGATCGGGTTCCGCGGCTGGATGGAGGCGGCCGAGGGCTGGGGGCTCGGCGAGGCGCTGCTGTCCAAGCTGGGGACCACCGCGGTGCTCGCGCGCGGCCCGAAGGCGAAGGGCGCGGTACGGGCGGCGGGGCTGTCGGAGGCGTACTCACCCCGTTCGGAAAGCAACGCCGAGGTGCTCCAGCACCTTCTCGAGTCCGGTGTGGACGGTCAGCGGATCGCGGTGCAGCTGCACGGCGAGCCGTTGCCGTACTTCGTGGACACGTTGCGGGAGGCGGGTGCCGAGGTGATCGAGGTTCCGGTGTACCGCTGGGTCGGGCCGACCGACCCCGGCCCGCTCGACCGGCTGCTCGACGCGGTGCTCGACGGCACCGTCGACGCGATGCCGTTCACCAGCGCGCCCGCCGCGGTCAGCACGCTCACGGTCGCGCGCCGCAGCGGGCGGTTGCCCGCGCTCGTCGACGCGCTGACCCACCGGGTGCTCGTCGCGTGCGTCGGCCCGATCACCGCCGGACCCCTCGCGGCGCTGGGCATCCCGACCGTGCAGCCGGACCGCTCGCGCATCGGCGCGCTCGCCAGGACGGTCTCGCAGGCGCTGATGGACCGGTCGCCGCGGTTGTACGCGGCGGGCCGGACGCTCGAACTGCGCGGGCAAGCCGCGCTCGTGGACGGTGAACTGCGGGAGGTCGCGCCCGCGCCGATGGCCGTGCTGCGCGCGCTCGCGGTGAAGCCCGGCCACGTGGTGTCGCGGCGCGAGCTGACGATGGCGCTTCCCGGCGGCGGCGAGGAACACGCGGTGGAGACCGCGATCGGCAGGCTCCGCACCTCGCTCGGGGAAGGACGGCTCGTGCAGACCGTGGTGAAGCGCGGTTACCGGCTCGCGGTGAAGGAGGAAGGCTCGTGA
- the nirD gene encoding nitrite reductase small subunit NirD yields the protein MTVLTEARGLTWIEVCPLEAVPAGGGVAALLPDGSQVAVFRTAEGVLFGLSHVDPCSGAAVLARGIVGDAGGVPVVASPVYKERFDLRTGECLDAEGVRVRTYPVRVADGLVHVGSA from the coding sequence ATGACCGTGCTCACCGAGGCCCGCGGCCTGACCTGGATCGAAGTGTGCCCGCTCGAAGCGGTGCCGGCCGGCGGCGGCGTCGCCGCGCTGCTGCCGGACGGGAGCCAGGTCGCGGTGTTCCGCACCGCCGAAGGTGTCCTGTTCGGACTGTCGCATGTGGACCCGTGCAGCGGGGCGGCGGTGCTCGCGCGCGGCATCGTCGGCGACGCGGGTGGCGTGCCGGTGGTGGCTTCGCCGGTCTACAAGGAGCGGTTCGACCTGCGCACCGGTGAATGCCTCGACGCCGAAGGGGTGCGCGTGCGCACCTACCCGGTCCGGGTGGCCGACGGCTTGGTGCACGTGGGATCGGCGTGA